In a single window of the Microscilla marina ATCC 23134 genome:
- a CDS encoding tetratricopeptide repeat protein, whose amino-acid sequence MQAQPPSKKAVDSLVNLLSLSEKGEKVDVFIKLSYLFSGEDRGLEYGIKALKLAKKLENKKGIAKAQNCIGNYHLRHENYAASIKAQQAALAAWQELENEKAIADTYWFMGNAYTDKSEFTSALKSYVEARKYFERTASDVQHANTLRKIGVIYSKLSEYEKAHEYYQKALKLYKAKQDNQGLSSTLNNIGVVYSNQNEQTKAWDYYKKSRLIAMKTNDQFMISITTGNMGEVLSAQKKYREALPYYQKELKILRALNIKNRQIEPLEYMAQAYAILGKIDSAIYFGTKAYNLGTQIKEKFRMIEASKILSDIYSEKGSPDSALMYYRVYTQYKDSLFNRTRALELAEVEQKYYAEKYANDLQDQQKRRNFIITLGALFVVSVFAIFQWVFFSRQQKQKKQASENIELLSQIGKEITSSLNLEEISDKTYQHLNQLMDASIFGIGINIPEAEIVEFKLALKDGKKMKPYKRSLHYKDQFAVWCLKNKKTVFINDLEKDYSQYIDRFDTQLESTLSKFEDGTSIPEQPQSSIYLPLLADGQALGVVCVQSLKKNAYTDYHLNILENLAVYTAIALKNARAYEEKRQKNKQIEKHVKKFRQANKLIQEHYRELNRQKEHLEKTNIKLKQSQDSKARLTAMIAHDLKNPLNVIFAYSSESEAMKAENPQVRKQIQDIHRSARRIKSYTNDMLEVQKYASSNLTLSKAQHRFHKIAQEAIHYMKPFVEEKSIKVQNNIAGRLQGKFDAVYLERVFENLLTNAIKYTPIGGAITLSSEEKGDIVCIKVADTGQGIDPKDFENIFEAFNQVGNARDFANTGSTGLGLTFCKIALEAHGSQIKVASTLGKGTVFYFNLPKVEVTETLATPKDNKPEPLPATDAEVTGEISPEEKVVILSFIQSIADVPFYKRKKLEELVDQFQCDPAQTGVQQWKLKVQEALRKRNKIRYQELIDEIKPEA is encoded by the coding sequence GTGCAGGCACAACCACCTTCTAAAAAAGCTGTAGACAGCCTAGTTAACTTACTTTCGTTGTCTGAAAAAGGCGAGAAAGTAGACGTATTTATCAAGCTTAGTTATTTGTTCAGTGGCGAAGATCGTGGGCTAGAGTATGGTATCAAAGCTCTAAAGCTGGCAAAAAAACTAGAAAATAAAAAGGGGATAGCCAAAGCACAAAACTGTATAGGAAACTACCACCTGCGGCATGAAAACTATGCGGCTTCTATCAAAGCACAACAAGCTGCTTTAGCCGCCTGGCAAGAGTTAGAAAATGAAAAAGCAATTGCAGATACCTATTGGTTTATGGGCAATGCCTATACTGACAAGTCTGAATTTACCTCGGCACTTAAGAGCTATGTCGAAGCCCGAAAGTATTTTGAAAGAACAGCAAGTGATGTACAACACGCCAATACTTTGCGAAAAATAGGAGTGATTTATTCGAAACTAAGTGAATATGAAAAAGCCCATGAATATTACCAAAAAGCCCTTAAACTATACAAAGCCAAACAAGATAATCAGGGCTTAAGCTCTACCCTCAATAACATAGGAGTGGTATACTCTAACCAAAACGAGCAAACCAAAGCTTGGGATTATTACAAAAAGTCGCGATTGATTGCCATGAAAACCAATGACCAGTTTATGATCTCGATAACCACAGGTAATATGGGCGAGGTACTATCAGCACAGAAAAAATACCGGGAAGCGTTGCCCTACTATCAAAAAGAGTTGAAGATTTTGAGAGCGCTCAACATCAAAAACCGTCAAATAGAACCCCTTGAGTATATGGCGCAAGCTTATGCTATATTGGGTAAAATAGATTCGGCAATATACTTTGGTACTAAAGCTTACAACCTAGGTACTCAGATTAAAGAGAAGTTTAGGATGATAGAAGCATCTAAAATCTTGTCGGACATATATTCCGAAAAAGGTTCACCTGATTCAGCTTTGATGTACTATAGGGTATACACCCAATACAAAGACAGCCTCTTTAACCGTACCCGTGCGTTGGAGTTGGCCGAAGTAGAGCAAAAGTATTATGCTGAAAAGTATGCCAATGACCTACAAGATCAACAGAAGCGGCGTAACTTTATTATTACTTTGGGGGCTTTGTTTGTCGTGTCTGTATTTGCTATTTTTCAATGGGTGTTTTTTTCGCGACAGCAAAAACAAAAGAAACAAGCCAGCGAAAACATAGAGTTGTTGAGTCAAATTGGTAAAGAAATCACCTCTTCGCTTAACTTAGAAGAAATCTCAGACAAAACTTATCAGCACCTTAACCAATTGATGGATGCCAGTATTTTTGGCATTGGGATCAATATACCCGAAGCTGAAATTGTAGAGTTTAAGCTTGCGTTGAAGGATGGTAAAAAAATGAAGCCTTACAAGCGAAGCTTACACTACAAAGATCAATTTGCGGTGTGGTGTTTAAAGAACAAAAAGACGGTATTTATCAACGATCTCGAAAAAGACTACAGCCAGTATATTGACCGTTTTGACACCCAGTTGGAAAGTACACTTAGTAAATTTGAAGATGGCACTTCTATTCCTGAGCAACCTCAGTCGAGCATTTATTTGCCACTACTTGCTGATGGCCAGGCGCTAGGGGTAGTATGTGTACAAAGTTTGAAAAAAAACGCCTACACCGATTATCATCTCAATATTTTGGAAAACCTGGCGGTGTATACAGCCATTGCATTGAAAAATGCCAGGGCTTATGAAGAGAAACGACAGAAAAATAAGCAAATAGAGAAACATGTAAAGAAGTTTAGGCAGGCAAATAAGCTTATTCAAGAGCACTACCGAGAGTTGAACCGTCAAAAAGAACACCTAGAAAAAACTAATATAAAGCTTAAGCAAAGCCAAGATTCCAAAGCCCGGCTTACTGCAATGATTGCCCACGACCTAAAAAATCCATTGAATGTAATATTTGCCTATAGCAGCGAAAGTGAAGCGATGAAAGCCGAAAACCCTCAGGTAAGAAAACAGATCCAGGACATACACCGCTCGGCGCGTAGAATAAAATCATATACCAACGACATGCTAGAGGTACAAAAATATGCCTCGTCTAACCTCACGTTGAGCAAGGCACAGCATCGTTTTCATAAAATTGCTCAAGAGGCAATTCACTATATGAAGCCCTTTGTCGAAGAAAAGAGCATAAAGGTACAAAACAATATTGCTGGGCGTTTGCAGGGCAAGTTTGATGCAGTATACCTTGAGCGGGTTTTTGAAAACCTGCTAACCAATGCGATCAAATATACGCCCATTGGCGGAGCCATTACCTTAAGTAGTGAAGAAAAGGGTGACATTGTGTGTATAAAAGTGGCGGATACCGGGCAGGGAATTGATCCAAAAGATTTTGAGAATATATTTGAAGCCTTTAATCAAGTAGGCAATGCCCGTGACTTTGCCAATACTGGGTCTACCGGGTTAGGACTTACTTTTTGTAAAATTGCCCTTGAAGCACATGGTAGTCAAATCAAAGTAGCTTCTACACTAGGCAAAGGTACCGTGTTTTATTTTAATTTGCCCAAAGTAGAAGTTACCGAAACGCTGGCTACTCCTAAAGACAACAAGCCGGAGCCTTTGCCTGCGACTGATGCGGAAGTTACTGGCGAGATAAGTCCTGAAGAGAAAGTGGTGATTCTGTCTTTTATCCAAAGTATAGCAGATGTGCCTTTCTATAAAAGAAAAAAACTGGAGGAATTGGTTGATCAGTTTCAGTGTGATCCAGCACAAACTGGTGTGCAACAATGGAAGTTGAAAGTACAGGAAGCACTGAGAAAGAGAAATAAGATAAGGTACCAGGAGCTCATCGATGAAATAAAGCCTGAGGCATAA
- a CDS encoding SulP family inorganic anion transporter, protein MKKYFNLFDLSQKVNYKNEILSGLTVAIALVPEAVAFALMAKLSPLTGLYAAFMVGLVTAIFGGRPGMISGATGAIAAVIVTLAKTHGAEYIFATVILAGVIQATAGFLKLGKLIRLIPHPAIFGFVNGLAIIIFSAQLGEFKGPTGDWLTGEPLFIFLGLVLLSMVIIWGLPKLTKVVPSSLVAILVVFGLVFFMSIDTATVGDKASIQGGFPPFHIPVIPFTFATLKIILPYAFIVAGVGLIESLLTLNIIDEITETRGRGNKEAVAQGFANIFSGFFSGMGGCAMIGQSLINISSGARARLSGIVAAILLLVFVMFGSSIIEMIPMAALTGVMIMVSIGTFEWASLRTLNKMPKSDIFIMVLVTLITAVLHNLALAVIIGVVIAALVFAWDNAKRIRARKYVDDNGIKHYEIYGPLFFGSVSTFSDKFDVLGDPEEVIIDFAESRVVDMSAIEALNKITERYEKVGKKIHLKHLSPDCYKLLKNAERIIDVNIVEDPTYKLVVDKL, encoded by the coding sequence TTGGTGCCAGAAGCAGTTGCTTTTGCGTTAATGGCTAAGTTGTCTCCACTTACCGGGCTTTATGCAGCCTTTATGGTGGGGTTGGTCACCGCTATTTTTGGCGGACGCCCCGGAATGATCTCAGGAGCTACTGGTGCCATTGCTGCAGTGATTGTAACCCTGGCCAAGACACACGGCGCAGAGTATATATTTGCCACCGTGATTTTGGCAGGTGTTATACAAGCTACAGCTGGTTTTTTAAAACTAGGAAAGCTCATCCGTTTGATTCCACACCCTGCCATTTTTGGTTTTGTCAATGGGCTCGCCATCATTATTTTTAGCGCCCAGCTTGGCGAATTTAAAGGCCCTACCGGAGACTGGCTTACAGGCGAACCATTATTTATATTCCTTGGGTTAGTGTTACTTTCTATGGTTATTATTTGGGGTTTACCCAAACTGACCAAGGTCGTACCTTCTTCACTGGTTGCAATATTGGTCGTATTTGGCCTGGTGTTTTTTATGAGCATAGATACAGCTACAGTAGGCGACAAAGCCTCTATTCAAGGTGGGTTCCCTCCTTTTCATATCCCAGTCATTCCTTTCACTTTTGCTACTCTCAAAATCATTCTTCCCTATGCCTTTATAGTAGCAGGGGTTGGTTTGATAGAGAGTTTACTCACGCTAAATATTATTGATGAGATTACCGAAACCCGTGGAAGAGGCAACAAGGAAGCAGTGGCGCAAGGGTTTGCCAATATTTTTTCTGGTTTCTTTTCCGGCATGGGAGGTTGTGCTATGATTGGTCAAAGTTTAATTAACATTTCTTCTGGTGCCAGGGCGCGTTTATCGGGTATTGTAGCCGCTATACTACTATTGGTATTTGTAATGTTTGGTTCCAGCATTATTGAAATGATTCCTATGGCTGCCCTTACTGGAGTAATGATTATGGTATCAATTGGTACTTTTGAATGGGCAAGCTTGCGTACACTTAACAAAATGCCTAAATCAGATATTTTTATTATGGTGTTGGTAACATTGATCACCGCGGTATTGCACAACCTAGCACTTGCTGTAATCATTGGGGTAGTCATTGCTGCATTGGTATTTGCCTGGGACAACGCCAAGCGTATTCGTGCCCGTAAATATGTTGACGACAACGGAATAAAACACTATGAAATATATGGTCCTTTATTTTTTGGCTCGGTAAGTACTTTTAGTGATAAATTTGATGTATTGGGCGATCCTGAGGAAGTAATCATCGATTTTGCCGAAAGCAGGGTGGTAGATATGTCAGCCATTGAAGCATTGAATAAGATTACTGAACGCTACGAGAAGGTAGGCAAAAAAATACACCTCAAACACCTAAGCCCCGATTGTTATAAACTACTCAAGAACGCAGAGCGTATCATTGATGTAAACATTGTAGAAGATCCTACTTATAAATTGGTAGTAGATAAGTTGTAA
- the holA gene encoding DNA polymerase III subunit delta — protein sequence MPQTPENVLKDLKAKKYAPIYFLHGDESYYLDQISDFIEKNVLQEHEKGFNQIVLYGKDTNLGTIVQNARRFPMMAEKQVVIVKEAQQLADWSKADSKKIIEAYIKQPQPSTVLVFNHKHKSFNKNTTLYKLFDKQAVVVESKKIREHQVGGWIEGYFKQKGYQANFKATAMLTESIGADLGRLQTEIDKLLLNVNDQSKPIDEHLVEEHVGISKAYNIFELQKALGVKDWYKIRQILMYWEANPKSQPLIPTIAMIFQYFCKLLVGHRVTDKSDQNLAKVLKVSPYFVKDYKVAMRHYSLGKVVHIIHYLREADLQSKGVNTRNTSDAQILQELVFKILA from the coding sequence ATGCCCCAAACTCCAGAAAATGTACTGAAAGACCTGAAGGCAAAAAAATACGCCCCCATTTACTTTTTACACGGTGATGAGTCTTATTATCTTGACCAAATTTCAGACTTTATCGAAAAAAACGTGTTACAAGAACACGAAAAGGGTTTTAACCAAATCGTATTATACGGCAAAGACACCAACCTGGGTACTATAGTACAAAACGCACGTCGCTTTCCGATGATGGCAGAAAAACAGGTGGTCATTGTAAAAGAAGCTCAACAATTGGCTGACTGGAGCAAGGCTGACAGCAAAAAAATAATAGAAGCCTATATCAAACAACCTCAACCTTCTACTGTGTTAGTGTTTAACCACAAACATAAAAGCTTCAATAAAAACACTACCCTCTATAAACTATTTGACAAGCAAGCTGTAGTGGTAGAGTCTAAAAAAATAAGAGAGCACCAAGTAGGAGGTTGGATAGAGGGCTATTTTAAACAAAAAGGCTATCAGGCAAACTTTAAGGCAACCGCCATGTTGACCGAATCGATAGGGGCAGACCTGGGACGCTTACAAACCGAAATTGACAAGCTGCTGCTAAACGTAAACGATCAAAGTAAACCCATTGATGAGCACTTGGTAGAAGAACATGTGGGCATCAGCAAAGCTTATAATATATTTGAACTGCAAAAAGCTTTAGGGGTAAAAGATTGGTACAAAATACGTCAGATATTGATGTATTGGGAAGCCAACCCCAAAAGCCAGCCATTAATTCCTACGATTGCTATGATATTTCAATACTTTTGTAAATTGCTGGTGGGGCATAGAGTCACTGATAAAAGTGATCAAAACCTAGCAAAAGTACTTAAGGTCAGTCCTTACTTTGTCAAAGACTATAAGGTAGCAATGAGGCATTATTCGCTGGGTAAGGTAGTACATATCATTCACTACCTCCGCGAAGCCGACCTTCAGTCAAAGGGGGTAAATACCCGCAACACTTCTGACGCTCAGATATTACAAGAATTGGTTTTTAAAATATTGGCGTAA
- a CDS encoding tetratricopeptide repeat protein, with protein sequence MQKLIRYSLYLKTLYLFIFCVVTLSSTVYAQHTHVFKHPDRYFKRGKALFAKKNYVAAKQQFEDFLQKNKEETKHQENLIEARFYVAYLALILEQSNATKLYQKFVRTHPTHPKVAQAHYAWGNYYYEKKEYLTAIEYLEKVKTLQAQQAKVQTNDSQIKLDFRLGKAYFELEKYDKALAYLDKVKVLDHAYSYAASYYAGYIRYKQKAYQSSINDLKMAAQSPDYQKTVPILIASNYYAQQQYPRLLTYTDSLFQRNENVDEIATLYLLSGEAAYYTNNYDKAMSYFNRYLGLLSNQPPADVAYKIAFTHYKLKSYSLAAESFKNIAAQENEMGQKAAYYLGICYIKMNNKRFAAASFDQVRKMHYDASLESSATWTLGKLQYDLEQYTECIQTLEEFIKSYAGYPQRKDAEVLLTKAYMHSKEYNKALIYIEQLPNRNDEIKSAYQQIAFARGVEYFNAEAYSQAIAMFNKSLQDIRLPQLSYVTRYWLAECYAISQKPKESIPYYLQVRKAFDNQNKYALKASYGLGYAYYNLREYDKALPYFQQCVTSWQLRTAAEEETTPYSDAVTRLADCFYVQKKYANALHLYDELIAGKHPEQDYAYYQQGVIKVAQGDYDLAKQKFEDVVQNFPNSRYYDQALYEKALIDLENGHYSVAIAGFSTLMKERPHSLLRPNALLKRALSYQNFDNTNEAIKDYKAILKDHPTHSTAPSALLSLQDLLTQAGRTDELNEILRNYKKVNPNSKALLTIDLRNAEQAFFDGKYSEAIILFKAYISKYPEGGSPNAKYYLGEAYLNSGDNENALRYHMAVVQEQKSTYMERSMRRVGDLLYAKEQYRAAIDSYLMLASITKSSRNQLKAWEGLMNTYYEMKKLDSVRYYANEIIEKGNSTASRNKATLYIAQSYYDENKFNEALPLFKKVSESAKDKTGAIALYSYAHVLYNQGQYKSSLDALFRLSKEFPMDDDLRGKNFLLIADNYIGLKEYFQAKATLNSIIARSPNRNIVTEARKKLKSIEDKK encoded by the coding sequence ATGCAAAAACTCATACGTTATTCACTGTATTTGAAAACCCTGTACCTGTTTATTTTTTGTGTAGTGACCTTAAGCTCTACGGTCTATGCACAACACACCCATGTTTTCAAACACCCTGACCGTTACTTCAAAAGAGGCAAGGCATTGTTTGCCAAAAAAAACTATGTTGCTGCCAAACAACAGTTTGAGGATTTTCTGCAAAAAAATAAGGAAGAAACCAAACATCAGGAAAACCTGATAGAAGCCCGGTTTTATGTAGCATACCTGGCACTTATACTGGAACAGTCTAATGCTACCAAGCTGTACCAAAAGTTTGTACGTACTCACCCTACCCACCCCAAAGTGGCGCAAGCTCATTACGCCTGGGGTAACTATTATTATGAAAAAAAAGAATACCTTACAGCAATAGAGTACTTAGAAAAAGTGAAAACTTTGCAGGCTCAACAAGCCAAAGTACAAACAAACGATAGCCAGATCAAGCTTGACTTTAGGCTAGGTAAGGCATATTTTGAGCTTGAAAAATACGACAAGGCACTGGCCTACCTCGATAAGGTAAAAGTGCTCGACCACGCTTACAGCTATGCAGCGAGCTATTATGCCGGCTATATTCGTTACAAACAAAAAGCTTATCAAAGCTCTATCAATGACCTAAAAATGGCCGCTCAATCGCCCGATTACCAAAAGACAGTACCAATACTTATCGCTTCTAATTATTATGCGCAGCAGCAATACCCCCGCCTGCTCACTTATACCGACTCATTGTTTCAACGTAATGAAAACGTAGACGAAATTGCTACTTTATACCTTTTATCAGGTGAGGCAGCCTATTATACCAACAACTACGACAAGGCAATGTCTTATTTTAATCGCTACCTGGGCTTGTTGAGCAATCAACCACCTGCCGATGTTGCCTATAAGATTGCTTTTACTCATTACAAACTCAAAAGCTACTCACTGGCCGCCGAAAGTTTTAAGAACATTGCCGCACAAGAAAATGAAATGGGGCAAAAAGCCGCTTATTACCTGGGGATTTGTTACATCAAGATGAATAACAAACGCTTTGCGGCGGCTTCTTTCGATCAAGTAAGAAAAATGCACTATGATGCCAGTCTTGAGTCGTCAGCTACCTGGACTTTGGGCAAACTACAATACGATCTGGAGCAATATACTGAGTGTATTCAAACCCTCGAGGAGTTTATCAAGAGCTATGCAGGGTACCCCCAACGCAAAGATGCTGAGGTACTGCTTACCAAAGCATATATGCACTCTAAAGAATATAACAAAGCCTTGATTTATATAGAACAGCTGCCCAATAGAAACGATGAAATCAAATCGGCTTATCAACAAATTGCCTTTGCCCGTGGTGTAGAGTATTTCAATGCAGAGGCTTATAGCCAAGCCATTGCTATGTTCAATAAATCATTGCAAGACATTCGCCTGCCACAATTGAGCTATGTAACCCGTTACTGGCTTGCCGAATGTTATGCTATTTCGCAAAAGCCTAAAGAAAGTATCCCTTACTATTTGCAAGTAAGAAAAGCCTTCGATAACCAAAACAAATACGCCCTGAAAGCAAGCTATGGCTTGGGCTATGCATATTATAACCTGCGTGAATACGACAAAGCACTTCCTTACTTTCAGCAGTGTGTTACTTCGTGGCAACTGCGCACAGCTGCTGAAGAAGAAACTACCCCTTACAGTGATGCTGTCACTCGTTTGGCTGATTGTTTTTATGTGCAAAAAAAATACGCTAACGCGCTACATCTATACGACGAACTCATTGCAGGCAAACATCCCGAACAGGATTATGCTTATTACCAACAAGGGGTTATCAAGGTAGCACAAGGCGATTATGACCTTGCCAAACAAAAGTTTGAGGATGTAGTCCAAAACTTCCCTAATTCGCGTTATTACGACCAGGCTTTATACGAAAAAGCTTTGATAGACCTGGAAAATGGCCATTACTCAGTAGCCATTGCAGGATTTTCTACCTTGATGAAAGAACGCCCACATTCGCTACTACGTCCTAATGCACTTCTCAAACGCGCCTTATCTTACCAAAACTTTGATAATACCAATGAGGCGATCAAAGATTATAAGGCTATATTGAAAGACCACCCTACTCATAGTACTGCCCCCAGTGCATTGTTGAGCTTACAAGATTTGCTCACCCAGGCAGGAAGAACTGATGAGCTCAACGAAATTTTACGTAATTACAAAAAAGTAAACCCTAATAGTAAAGCATTGCTTACGATTGACTTACGCAATGCCGAGCAAGCCTTTTTTGACGGAAAGTACAGCGAAGCCATCATTTTGTTCAAGGCTTATATTAGTAAATACCCCGAAGGCGGCAGCCCTAACGCCAAGTATTACCTGGGGGAAGCTTACCTGAACAGTGGTGATAATGAAAATGCATTGCGTTACCACATGGCAGTAGTACAAGAACAAAAAAGCACCTATATGGAACGTTCTATGCGTCGGGTAGGCGATTTGCTTTATGCAAAAGAGCAGTACCGGGCTGCCATTGACAGTTACCTAATGTTGGCTTCTATTACCAAAAGTTCGCGAAACCAACTCAAGGCCTGGGAAGGCCTCATGAATACCTATTATGAAATGAAAAAACTGGATTCGGTGCGTTATTATGCCAACGAAATCATAGAAAAGGGTAACTCTACCGCTTCACGCAATAAGGCTACCTTATATATCGCCCAATCTTATTACGATGAAAATAAATTTAATGAAGCATTGCCGTTATTTAAAAAGGTAAGCGAAAGTGCCAAAGACAAAACAGGAGCCATTGCACTTTATTCGTACGCGCACGTACTTTATAATCAAGGACAATACAAGTCCTCACTCGATGCCCTGTTTCGCCTTAGCAAAGAGTTTCCTATGGACGATGATTTACGGGGTAAAAACTTTCTGCTCATTGCTGATAACTATATTGGACTCAAGGAGTATTTTCAAGCCAAAGCCACCCTTAATTCGATCATTGCCCGTTCGCCTAATCGAAATATTGTAACTGAAGCCCGTAAAAAGCTTAAAAGCATCGAGGATAAAAAGTGA
- a CDS encoding PhnA domain-containing protein — MSVEKELLARSESKCELCSATNGLRVYEVPPTAEGTAEQSALVCNTCLEQIEAPEKADPNHWRCLNDSMWSQVPAIQVIAWRMLTRLQGEGWPSDLLDILYLEQETLAWAKATGEGNDSTEDAIVHKDSNGATLQAGDTVVLVKDLNVKGANFTAKRGTAVRNISLTHDNAEHIEGRVNGQHIVILTKFVKKS; from the coding sequence ATGAGTGTAGAAAAAGAATTGCTTGCCCGAAGCGAGTCGAAGTGTGAACTGTGTAGTGCTACCAATGGTTTAAGGGTGTATGAAGTGCCTCCAACTGCTGAAGGAACAGCTGAGCAAAGTGCATTGGTATGTAACACCTGTCTTGAGCAAATAGAAGCGCCTGAAAAAGCTGACCCTAATCACTGGCGTTGCCTCAATGATAGCATGTGGAGCCAGGTGCCAGCAATACAGGTGATTGCTTGGCGAATGTTGACGCGTTTGCAGGGAGAAGGTTGGCCTTCTGACTTGTTAGATATACTATACCTAGAGCAGGAAACGCTGGCTTGGGCAAAAGCTACTGGCGAAGGCAACGACTCTACCGAAGATGCCATTGTACACAAAGACAGTAATGGAGCCACCTTGCAAGCAGGCGATACGGTAGTGCTTGTTAAAGATCTCAATGTAAAAGGAGCTAATTTTACGGCTAAACGTGGTACTGCGGTGCGGAATATATCGCTAACGCATGATAATGCTGAACATATAGAGGGGCGCGTAAACGGACAACACATTGTTATTCTGACCAAATTTGTCAAAAAGTCGTAA
- a CDS encoding response regulator has protein sequence MQATVLIADDSIQNLEILQKYLDNAVFEYEIFEANNGEEACEIAENEVVDLILLDWEMPVMKGIDALRRLKAQEKTKTIPIIMVTGRAESEDLKEAFDAGATDYVEKPVREKELQARVESAIKLYKAMSLIKEQNIEIEKQKEMIESQANRELSVKAMESYQKNQMLETIYAELGKVSKMTEGEANKKLQKVLRLIKESLAFEDEWKNFVTHFEKVHPSFFRTLKSQCPQLTTEDLKHCAYIRIYLSNKEIAQLLNITPKSVITHHHRIKKKMALSDELKFADYIRSLGE, from the coding sequence ATGCAAGCAACTGTGTTGATAGCGGACGATAGTATACAGAACTTAGAGATACTACAGAAATACTTAGATAATGCTGTATTTGAGTACGAAATATTTGAGGCAAATAATGGAGAAGAAGCTTGTGAGATTGCTGAAAATGAGGTGGTAGACTTGATTTTGCTGGATTGGGAAATGCCTGTAATGAAAGGGATTGATGCTTTAAGGCGGCTGAAGGCGCAGGAAAAAACCAAAACTATACCTATTATTATGGTAACTGGCAGAGCTGAGTCAGAAGACCTCAAAGAAGCATTTGACGCTGGAGCTACTGACTATGTAGAGAAACCAGTGCGCGAAAAAGAGCTACAGGCAAGGGTAGAGTCTGCCATTAAATTATATAAGGCGATGAGCCTGATCAAGGAACAAAACATAGAAATAGAAAAGCAAAAAGAAATGATAGAAAGTCAGGCAAACCGTGAACTGAGCGTTAAGGCAATGGAGAGCTATCAGAAAAATCAAATGCTTGAAACTATTTATGCTGAGTTGGGCAAAGTGTCGAAGATGACTGAGGGCGAAGCCAACAAAAAACTGCAAAAGGTGCTAAGGTTGATCAAAGAAAGCCTGGCGTTTGAAGATGAATGGAAAAACTTTGTAACTCATTTTGAGAAAGTACATCCTAGTTTTTTTAGAACGCTCAAATCACAGTGCCCCCAGCTTACTACCGAAGATTTAAAGCACTGTGCCTACATTCGTATTTACTTGTCAAATAAAGAAATAGCCCAGTTGCTCAATATCACTCCTAAGAGCGTAATTACCCACCATCATCGCATCAAAAAGAAGATGGCTTTGTCAGACGAGCTCAAGTTTGCCGATTATATTCGGTCTTTAGGAGAATAA